From Deinococcus betulae, the proteins below share one genomic window:
- a CDS encoding excalibur calcium-binding domain-containing protein: protein MSRLRLWSIKRQPVKKLPFLSVASADPIPAGGFKSCKAVAAAGYWNSKRGRPAYHPRLDRDRDRLACER from the coding sequence ATGAGCAGACTGCGTCTCTGGTCCATCAAGAGGCAACCTGTGAAAAAGCTGCCTTTTCTTTCCGTCGCTTCCGCTGACCCCATCCCTGCGGGCGGGTTCAAAAGCTGCAAAGCGGTTGCTGCGGCCGGGTACTGGAACAGCAAGAGAGGGCGCCCGGCGTATCACCCTCGGCTGGACCGGGATAGGGATAGGCTGGCGTGCGAACGGTGA
- a CDS encoding TerD family protein: protein MANSLQRGQRLPLISLTTEQSVFLNVQLPGMTDADISLFGLDEQRHLSDDRYFVFYNQPSSPEKSLTLDLQRALVRIDFSRLPLGIHRLLLVATSDHQNFSALGDGLVRLGDAAGVRADFAVKGNMFQAERAVMLLELYRHQGQWRVAAVGQGFNGGLQALLESLGGVVLDEPPLPVPPSPSSAQHPTVPSMQDWAPLRSAPLSAPSGQSCRRCRANSTLMNRLDGQGLCAHCRRQIEEGLRRFRTRFVAACADSVMEYHEWTDLQSVIDQERLSARQALEFVRSDALRLLERMFALARSDGTITPEEEGTFNSLVHLLEVPHTMVQHLRQELSELKQATSIRAGHLPTIHSSLFLEAGEIAHFECTATYRQVTATRIRDIPGRLTVTSRQIHFSSASEGGWNIQYGKVLMIEELPDGVNLSLGVKKGNGSYHHVQQPVLLGATLDALVRINKRLLLMPQTERASRSIPQHVKLEVWQRDQGKCVQCGDSNYLEFDHVIPHSLGGANTANNLQLLCRRCNLAKSNRI from the coding sequence ATGGCTAACTCCCTTCAGCGCGGCCAGCGGCTGCCACTGATATCGCTGACCACTGAACAGTCTGTCTTCCTGAATGTTCAGTTGCCCGGCATGACGGATGCGGACATCAGCCTCTTCGGCCTTGATGAACAGCGCCACCTCTCGGATGACCGCTACTTCGTGTTCTATAACCAGCCGAGCAGTCCCGAAAAATCCCTGACACTGGACCTGCAACGGGCCTTAGTTCGGATTGATTTCTCCCGTTTGCCACTTGGGATTCATCGGCTCTTGCTGGTGGCCACTTCTGATCATCAGAACTTCTCCGCTTTAGGTGACGGCCTGGTGCGCTTGGGCGACGCTGCCGGTGTGCGTGCAGACTTTGCAGTCAAAGGCAACATGTTCCAGGCAGAGCGCGCTGTCATGCTGCTGGAGCTGTACCGCCATCAGGGACAGTGGCGCGTGGCGGCGGTGGGTCAGGGGTTCAATGGTGGGCTCCAGGCACTGCTGGAATCACTTGGAGGTGTGGTGCTGGACGAGCCCCCCTTACCTGTCCCCCCATCCCCCTCATCTGCCCAGCACCCGACCGTGCCTTCCATGCAGGACTGGGCGCCTTTACGCTCCGCGCCCCTCAGTGCGCCGTCTGGCCAGAGCTGCCGGCGCTGCCGGGCAAACAGCACCCTGATGAACCGTCTTGATGGCCAGGGGCTCTGCGCGCACTGTCGCCGGCAGATAGAGGAAGGCCTTCGCCGCTTTCGCACTCGGTTTGTGGCCGCCTGCGCAGACAGCGTCATGGAGTACCACGAATGGACTGACCTGCAGAGTGTCATTGACCAGGAGCGCTTGAGTGCGCGTCAGGCTCTGGAATTTGTGCGGTCTGACGCCCTCCGTCTGCTGGAACGTATGTTCGCTCTGGCGCGGTCAGACGGCACGATCACGCCTGAAGAAGAGGGGACGTTCAATTCACTGGTTCACCTGCTAGAAGTCCCTCACACAATGGTGCAGCATCTGCGCCAGGAACTGTCGGAACTGAAGCAGGCCACCAGCATCCGGGCGGGCCACCTGCCAACCATTCACAGCAGTCTCTTTCTTGAGGCGGGCGAGATCGCCCATTTCGAATGTACAGCCACTTACCGCCAAGTCACGGCCACCCGAATCCGCGATATCCCAGGACGACTGACCGTCACGAGCCGCCAGATTCACTTCAGCAGCGCGTCGGAAGGTGGCTGGAATATCCAGTACGGCAAGGTGCTGATGATTGAAGAACTGCCTGACGGCGTGAATCTATCGCTGGGGGTCAAGAAGGGAAACGGCTCGTACCACCATGTGCAGCAGCCGGTACTGCTGGGGGCGACGCTGGATGCTCTTGTGCGGATCAATAAACGCCTCCTGCTGATGCCGCAGACCGAGCGGGCCAGCCGTTCGATTCCGCAACATGTGAAGCTGGAAGTCTGGCAGCGCGATCAGGGCAAGTGCGTGCAGTGTGGCGACAGCAATTACCTGGAGTTCGACCATGTGATTCCCCACAGCCTTGGCGGAGCGAATACGGCGAACAATCTGCAGCTCCTGTGCCGGCGGTGCAATCTCGCCAAATCGAACCGGATATGA
- a CDS encoding integrase core domain-containing protein, giving the protein MLCCPKRRFRATTNSRHNEKRFPNLLREVIPVRPDQVWQADLTSVRIQQGFVYLACVLAARCPAPGLLRHSDQGVQDASRVYVDRLWSAGITPSMSRTDNPYDNAKMESFDKTLKTGEVDLQEYVDLNDARRHMNWCIADLDNRRRLHASLGYVPPAEFAARYTAAQT; this is encoded by the coding sequence TTGTTGTGCTGCCCGAAGCGCCGCTTCCGGGCGACGACAAATTCCCGCCACAACGAGAAGCGCTTTCCCAACCTCCTGCGCGAGGTCATTCCAGTGCGACCAGATCAGGTGTGGCAAGCCGATCTGACGTCTGTGCGGATTCAGCAGGGCTTCGTCTACCTGGCCTGCGTGCTGGCCGCGCGTTGTCCTGCCCCAGGCTTGCTGCGTCACTCGGACCAGGGTGTGCAAGACGCGAGCCGGGTCTACGTGGACCGCCTGTGGTCTGCGGGCATCACGCCAAGCATGTCTAGAACGGACAATCCCTATGACAACGCCAAGATGGAGAGCTTCGACAAGACCCTGAAGACCGGGGAGGTCGATCTGCAAGAGTACGTCGATCTGAACGACGCCCGGCGGCACATGAATTGGTGTATTGCGGACCTCGACAACCGCCGCCGACTGCACGCCAGCCTGGGCTACGTCCCACCCGCCGAGTTCGCCGCCCGCTACACTGCCGCCCAGACGTGA
- a CDS encoding transposase, whose protein sequence is MPGRTHSREFKLDIVNQVNGGQQTTAQLCREYALSPGLIHRWRKEVEARGEAAFTD, encoded by the coding sequence CTGCCCGGACGCACCCACAGCCGTGAGTTCAAACTCGATATCGTGAACCAGGTCAATGGGGGTCAACAAACGACCGCCCAGCTTTGCCGGGAATACGCCCTCTCGCCTGGCCTGATTCACCGCTGGCGCAAGGAAGTCGAAGCCCGAGGGGAAGCGGCCTTCACCGATTAG
- a CDS encoding GlcG/HbpS family heme-binding protein, with amino-acid sequence MLTLADARQVIAAAEQKAEEIGQPMNVAVVDSGGNLVAHVRMDKAWIGSIDISINKAFTARAFDISTKDLAAESQSGGQFFGIHASNGGRVMIFAGGVPLKRDGEVVGAIGVSGGTGEQDQTVAEAGAAAF; translated from the coding sequence ATGTTGACCCTTGCTGACGCCCGCCAAGTGATCGCCGCCGCCGAACAGAAAGCCGAAGAGATTGGCCAGCCCATGAACGTCGCTGTGGTGGACAGTGGTGGCAATCTGGTCGCCCATGTCCGTATGGACAAAGCCTGGATTGGCAGCATCGACATTTCTATCAACAAAGCGTTCACCGCGCGGGCCTTTGACATCTCGACCAAAGACCTTGCGGCCGAAAGTCAGTCGGGTGGCCAGTTCTTCGGCATTCACGCCTCGAACGGTGGGCGCGTCATGATTTTCGCGGGTGGCGTTCCCCTCAAGCGTGACGGTGAGGTCGTGGGTGCTATTGGCGTCAGTGGCGGCACGGGGGAACAGGACCAGACCGTCGCGGAAGCTGGCGCCGCAGCCTTCTAA